From Gemmobacter sp., the proteins below share one genomic window:
- a CDS encoding TRAP transporter large permease — MTGVELGLLALGGLLVLIALRMPIGVALLAVSFAGLWALMGWRVAWGALGVIPYQFAANWILSSVPMFLLLGFICYHTRLTQGLFDAARLWLSGLPGGLAIAAVFGASGFAAVSGSSVACSATMGRIAIPEMLKARYHPELATGTLAVAGTIGALIPPSIILILYGIIAQVPVTGLFLGGIAAGLITAAGYIIVILIRVKLDPSLAPSLDEKATFAEKLAALRETWPVILLVIGIFGGLFSGVFTPTEAGAVGAMLATIIAAFKRTLTLRAFTDSILETVTTTAALIIIGIGASLLTRFLALSGTGDWLSQAVLSMGAEPLVIITGIVLLYLLLGMFLEPIGAMLLTLPIVLPIIGETGFSLLWFGVLLCKLLEIGMITPPVGMNVFVIKSVVGNLVSTSAIFRGIFWFLVMDLALVVLFIAVPDLILFLPATFG; from the coding sequence ATGACCGGGGTCGAGCTTGGATTGCTGGCCCTCGGCGGCCTTCTGGTGCTGATCGCGCTGCGGATGCCGATTGGCGTGGCGCTGCTGGCGGTGTCCTTCGCGGGGCTGTGGGCGCTGATGGGGTGGCGGGTGGCCTGGGGGGCGCTTGGGGTGATCCCCTATCAGTTCGCCGCCAACTGGATCCTCAGTTCCGTGCCGATGTTCCTGCTGTTGGGCTTCATCTGCTATCATACCCGGCTGACGCAAGGGTTGTTCGATGCGGCGCGGCTATGGCTGTCGGGCCTGCCGGGGGGCTTGGCGATTGCGGCGGTGTTCGGCGCCTCGGGCTTTGCCGCCGTGTCGGGATCGTCGGTGGCCTGTTCGGCCACCATGGGCCGGATCGCGATTCCCGAAATGCTCAAGGCGCGGTATCACCCCGAGCTTGCCACCGGCACGCTGGCGGTGGCCGGCACCATCGGGGCGCTGATCCCGCCGTCGATCATCCTGATCCTGTATGGCATCATCGCACAGGTGCCGGTGACGGGGCTGTTTCTGGGCGGCATCGCCGCCGGGCTGATCACCGCCGCCGGCTATATCATCGTCATCCTGATCCGGGTGAAACTTGACCCCTCGCTGGCGCCATCGCTGGACGAAAAGGCGACCTTTGCCGAAAAGCTGGCCGCGCTCAGAGAGACATGGCCGGTGATCCTGCTGGTCATCGGCATCTTTGGCGGGCTGTTTTCCGGCGTCTTCACACCCACCGAGGCCGGCGCGGTCGGCGCCATGCTGGCCACGATCATCGCCGCCTTCAAGCGCACGCTGACGCTGCGGGCGTTCACCGATTCCATCCTGGAAACCGTGACCACCACCGCCGCGCTGATCATCATCGGCATTGGTGCCAGCCTGCTGACGCGGTTCCTGGCGCTGTCGGGCACCGGCGACTGGCTAAGCCAGGCCGTGCTGTCGATGGGGGCGGAACCGCTGGTGATCATCACCGGCATCGTGCTGCTGTACCTGCTGCTGGGGATGTTCCTGGAACCGATCGGGGCCATGCTGCTGACCCTGCCCATCGTGCTGCCGATCATCGGGGAAACCGGGTTTTCCCTGCTGTGGTTCGGGGTGCTGCTGTGCAAGCTGCTGGAGATCGGCATGATCACCCCGCCCGTCGGCATGAACGTGTTCGTCATCAAAAGCGTGGTGGGCAACCTTGTCAGCACCTCGGCGATCTTCCGGGGCATCTTCTGGTTTCTGGTGATGGATCTGGCCCTGGTGGTGCTGTTCATCGCAGTGCCTGACTTGATCCTGTTCCTGCCGGCGACATTCGGCTAG
- a CDS encoding ketopantoate reductase family protein yields MTDPILIWGAGAIGGVLGAYFARAGHAVHMVDVVEDHVQAMRTTGLRITGPVEEFTQVLPASTPAELTGHYSRIFLAVKAHHTVPAMEMLIPHLAPGGYVVSAQNGLNELTIARMIGADRTVGCFVNFGADWHGPGQILLGNRGGIAVGELDGQMTDRAREVHGLLQLVEPDAALTDNIMGYLWGKMGYGALLFATALTPLSMSDAMERPQSRASYVALGHEVMQLAQAMGAQPISIYGFDPAAFLALDQAAMQASLERMIANNRKTAKTHSGIWRDLAVRKRKTEVDAQIGVMVDMGAKAGVPMPVVTKLVGLIHDIEDGRRVQADTLADDLVA; encoded by the coding sequence ATGACCGACCCCATCCTGATCTGGGGCGCCGGTGCCATCGGCGGTGTGCTGGGCGCCTATTTCGCCAGGGCCGGCCATGCGGTGCATATGGTCGATGTGGTGGAGGACCATGTTCAGGCGATGCGCACCACCGGCCTGCGGATCACCGGCCCGGTCGAGGAGTTTACCCAGGTGCTGCCCGCCAGCACGCCCGCAGAGCTGACCGGCCACTACAGCCGGATCTTCCTTGCGGTAAAGGCGCATCATACCGTGCCGGCGATGGAAATGCTGATCCCGCATCTGGCGCCGGGCGGCTATGTCGTGTCGGCCCAGAACGGGCTGAACGAACTGACCATTGCCCGGATGATCGGGGCCGACCGGACGGTGGGCTGTTTCGTCAACTTTGGCGCCGACTGGCACGGGCCGGGGCAGATCCTGCTCGGCAACCGGGGCGGCATCGCCGTGGGCGAGCTGGACGGCCAGATGACCGACCGCGCGCGCGAGGTGCATGGCCTGCTGCAACTGGTGGAACCCGATGCCGCGCTGACCGACAACATCATGGGCTATCTGTGGGGCAAGATGGGCTATGGCGCGCTGCTGTTCGCCACCGCGCTGACGCCGCTGTCCATGTCCGATGCGATGGAGCGCCCGCAGTCCCGCGCCAGCTATGTCGCGCTGGGGCACGAGGTGATGCAGCTGGCGCAGGCCATGGGGGCGCAGCCGATCAGCATCTACGGCTTTGATCCGGCGGCGTTTCTGGCACTGGACCAGGCTGCGATGCAAGCCTCGCTGGAACGGATGATCGCGAACAACCGCAAGACCGCCAAAACCCATTCCGGGATCTGGCGCGACCTTGCCGTGCGCAAGCGCAAGACCGAGGTGGATGCCCAGATCGGCGTGATGGTCGACATGGGCGCCAAGGCCGGCGTGCCGATGCCGGTGGTCACGAAACTGGTGGGCCTGATCCACGATATCGAGGATGGCCGCCGGGTGCAGGCCGATACCCTTGCTGACGATCTGGTGGCATGA
- a CDS encoding TRAP transporter small permease, protein MQMLWRAATGVTRLGTILGGCAIALMMVHVSLDVLFRHVFNSPLPGTLTMVTYYYMVIATFVPLAHAEAQRAHISVEIVTDRLPARAQHHLQGWMYLATGAVIALLAWRSWLEALKAMRLGASQVQGAETIAVWPGYFALPIGAGLMALLLGLRFLAYLTGQSARMEAAQ, encoded by the coding sequence ATGCAGATGCTCTGGCGCGCCGCGACCGGCGTTACCCGGCTGGGCACCATTCTGGGCGGCTGTGCCATCGCGCTGATGATGGTGCATGTCAGCCTGGACGTGCTGTTCCGCCATGTCTTCAACAGCCCGCTTCCGGGCACGCTGACCATGGTGACCTATTACTACATGGTCATCGCCACCTTCGTTCCGCTGGCCCATGCCGAGGCGCAGCGGGCGCATATCTCGGTGGAAATCGTCACCGACCGGCTGCCGGCCCGCGCGCAGCACCATCTGCAAGGCTGGATGTATCTGGCCACCGGCGCGGTGATTGCCCTGCTGGCCTGGCGGTCATGGCTGGAGGCGCTGAAGGCCATGCGGCTGGGCGCATCGCAGGTGCAGGGGGCGGAAACCATTGCCGTCTGGCCGGGCTATTTCGCCCTGCCCATCGGCGCGGGGCTGATGGCGCTGCTGCTGGGGCTGCGGTTCCTGGCCTATCTGACCGGGCAGTCGGCCCGCATGGAGGCCGCGCAATGA
- a CDS encoding TetR family transcriptional regulator — MTTSSPAPADSAGDPTRDKIKTAAQRLFSARGIDGVSVRDIVAAAGLRNGASLHYYFGSKEGLLRELVIDGARKSDSARRRALEGLEAGGAHIGVADIVRLMIEVETGHHAEAEVDPHVGYGHMRFVVALQINHRRILGEALDGVQNTGYLRCLAHIRRALPDLPPQTVNQRLIFMYIMLTTTLAAREAAFETDPTGGRLWSAPDAIDNLVLSITGLLTAPAPDQR, encoded by the coding sequence ATGACCACATCCAGCCCTGCGCCGGCCGATTCCGCCGGCGACCCCACCCGCGACAAGATCAAGACAGCCGCCCAGCGGCTGTTTTCCGCCCGCGGCATCGACGGGGTGTCGGTGCGCGACATCGTGGCGGCGGCGGGGCTGCGCAACGGGGCGTCGCTGCATTACTACTTTGGCTCCAAGGAAGGGCTGCTGCGCGAACTGGTGATCGACGGCGCCCGCAAATCCGACAGCGCGCGCCGCCGCGCGCTGGAGGGGCTGGAGGCAGGCGGGGCGCATATCGGCGTGGCCGATATCGTACGTCTGATGATCGAGGTGGAAACCGGCCACCATGCCGAGGCCGAGGTGGACCCCCATGTCGGTTACGGCCACATGCGCTTTGTCGTGGCGTTGCAGATCAACCATCGGCGCATATTGGGCGAGGCGCTGGACGGGGTGCAGAACACCGGCTACCTGCGCTGCCTTGCCCATATCCGCCGCGCGCTGCCCGACCTGCCGCCGCAGACGGTCAACCAGCGGCTGATCTTCATGTATATCATGCTGACCACCACCCTGGCCGCCCGCGAAGCCGCGTTCGAGACGGACCCCACCGGCGGCAGGCTGTGGTCGGCCCCGGATGCCATCGACAACCTTGTGCTGTCGATCACCGGCCTGCTGACCGCCCCTGCCCCCGATCAGCGGTAG
- a CDS encoding isoaspartyl peptidase/L-asparaginase, which produces MSGRWALAIHGGAGTILRSKMTPDKEAAYHDGLRRALAAGVTVLRNGGAALDAVTEAVVALEDEPLFNAGRGAVYTSAGEQEMDAAVMDGRNRQAGAVAGIFGPRNPVRVARLVLDRPQVLIAGAPAVDLARQAGLPFGDRAYFHTEARWTALQETLAGRTDDDPARRHGTVGAVAVDAHGNLAAATSTGGMTGKAPGRIGDTPIIGGGTFADNATCAVSGTGHGEVFIRWTAAAEIAARMRHAGQTLDQAATAVVMEDLAPNDGTGGLVAVDRHGNIAMPFNCEGMYRGMVRQGEEAKTLIYR; this is translated from the coding sequence ATGAGCGGGCGTTGGGCACTGGCGATTCATGGCGGGGCGGGCACCATCCTGCGCAGCAAGATGACGCCGGACAAGGAAGCCGCCTATCACGATGGCCTGCGCCGTGCGCTGGCGGCCGGGGTGACGGTGCTGCGCAACGGTGGTGCCGCGCTGGATGCGGTGACCGAAGCCGTGGTCGCGCTGGAGGATGAGCCGCTGTTCAACGCCGGGCGCGGTGCCGTCTATACCTCGGCCGGTGAGCAAGAGATGGACGCAGCCGTCATGGATGGCCGCAACCGGCAGGCGGGCGCAGTGGCGGGCATATTCGGCCCGCGCAATCCGGTGCGGGTGGCGCGGCTGGTGCTGGACCGCCCGCAGGTGCTGATCGCCGGTGCCCCGGCGGTGGATCTGGCGCGGCAGGCCGGCCTGCCCTTTGGCGACCGCGCCTATTTTCATACCGAGGCGCGCTGGACCGCGCTTCAGGAAACCCTTGCTGGCCGCACCGATGATGACCCTGCGCGGCGCCATGGCACGGTGGGGGCGGTGGCGGTGGATGCCCATGGCAACCTGGCCGCTGCAACATCCACCGGTGGGATGACGGGCAAGGCCCCCGGCCGCATCGGCGATACGCCGATCATCGGGGGTGGCACCTTTGCCGACAATGCCACCTGCGCCGTATCCGGCACCGGCCATGGCGAGGTGTTCATCCGCTGGACCGCCGCCGCCGAAATCGCCGCCCGGATGCGCCATGCCGGGCAGACGCTGGACCAGGCTGCCACGGCGGTGGTGATGGAGGATCTGGCGCCCAACGATGGCACGGGCGGGCTGGTGGCGGTGGACCGGCACGGCAACATCGCCATGCCCTTCAACTGCGAAGGCATGTATCGTGGCATGGTCCGCCAGGGCGAGGAGGCGAAGACCCTGATCTACCGCTGA
- a CDS encoding creatininase family protein produces the protein MKISDSNWFEIEKYLETDDRCVLPLGSTEQHAWLSLSVDSILSEKVAADAAEPLGVPVFPAVPYGLTPYFMAFPGSVSLKLTTYAALIRDILDSLYATGFRRVLIVNGHGGNSPVQPVTMEWMEANPGARCRFHDWWRAPKTWDCVQGIDPVASHASWMENFPWTRLAGRQMPPEQKPFVDFSRLRDRNAAGVRALIGDGNYGGHYQKPDADMDRLWQVAVQETRDLLAGDWA, from the coding sequence GTGAAGATTTCCGACAGCAACTGGTTCGAGATCGAAAAGTATCTGGAAACCGACGACCGCTGCGTCCTGCCGCTGGGCAGCACCGAACAGCATGCCTGGCTTAGCCTGTCGGTGGATTCGATCCTGTCGGAAAAGGTCGCGGCGGATGCGGCGGAACCGCTGGGCGTGCCGGTGTTTCCGGCGGTGCCCTATGGGTTGACGCCGTATTTCATGGCCTTTCCGGGCAGCGTATCGCTGAAGCTGACGACCTATGCCGCGCTGATCCGCGATATTCTGGACAGCCTCTATGCCACGGGATTCCGCCGCGTGCTGATCGTGAATGGCCATGGTGGCAATTCGCCCGTCCAGCCCGTGACCATGGAATGGATGGAGGCGAACCCCGGCGCCCGCTGTCGGTTCCACGACTGGTGGCGCGCGCCGAAAACCTGGGACTGCGTGCAGGGGATTGATCCGGTCGCCAGCCATGCCAGCTGGATGGAAAACTTCCCCTGGACCCGGCTGGCCGGCCGCCAGATGCCCCCCGAACAGAAACCCTTCGTCGATTTCAGCCGCCTGCGCGACCGCAACGCGGCCGGTGTGCGCGCGCTGATCGGCGATGGCAACTATGGCGGGCACTACCAGAAGCCCGATGCCGACATGGACCGGCTATGGCAGGTCGCCGTGCAGGAAACCCGCGATCTGCTGGCGGGGGATTGGGCATGA
- a CDS encoding C4-dicarboxylate TRAP transporter substrate-binding protein, producing the protein MTFTKTALLGCTAALLLGTASSARELTYAIGHPPGSYLVQGGEAFAAALASESGGSVTAKVFPMSLLNMAETSAGLAEGLADMGAVMSTYFTAEYPSTNLILDASMLLNTMGEGARGVEGPAYAGAMAEFVLTKCPECNTEFAAQNQVYTGAAGTPGYALNCTKPVVTMDDLKGARLRIGGANWARWSQAMGATPVTMSGNEMLEALAQGVLDCIILSVPDVQNFGMGASVKHITLGAPGGVYVASMSNMNKDSWTELSPADRTAVLKAVAKASATATWAYQTGEAAGLDKVKTAGVQVHQADPGVMQASAAFVETDLAAMVDTAKAKGVPRAAEMIADFKPLLEKWVDLTKGIDSADKLADVYWTELYSKVDVTKHGL; encoded by the coding sequence ATGACATTCACCAAGACCGCCCTGCTGGGCTGCACCGCCGCGCTGCTGCTGGGCACCGCATCCAGCGCCCGCGAACTGACCTATGCCATCGGCCACCCGCCCGGATCCTATCTGGTGCAGGGGGGCGAGGCGTTTGCCGCCGCCCTTGCCAGCGAATCCGGCGGATCGGTCACGGCCAAGGTCTTCCCGATGTCGCTGCTGAACATGGCCGAAACCTCGGCCGGGCTGGCCGAAGGGCTGGCCGACATGGGCGCGGTGATGTCGACCTATTTCACCGCCGAATATCCCTCGACCAACCTGATCCTTGATGCCTCGATGCTGCTCAACACCATGGGCGAAGGGGCGCGGGGCGTCGAAGGCCCGGCCTATGCCGGGGCCATGGCGGAATTCGTGCTGACCAAATGCCCGGAATGCAACACGGAATTCGCGGCGCAGAACCAGGTCTATACCGGCGCGGCGGGCACCCCGGGGTATGCGCTGAACTGCACCAAGCCCGTGGTCACCATGGACGACCTGAAGGGCGCGCGGCTGCGGATCGGCGGGGCGAACTGGGCCCGGTGGAGCCAGGCCATGGGCGCCACCCCGGTCACCATGTCGGGCAACGAGATGTTGGAGGCGCTGGCGCAGGGCGTGCTGGACTGCATCATCCTGTCGGTGCCCGACGTGCAGAACTTTGGCATGGGCGCCTCGGTCAAGCACATCACGCTGGGCGCACCGGGCGGGGTCTATGTCGCGTCGATGTCGAACATGAACAAGGACAGTTGGACCGAACTGTCCCCGGCCGACCGGACTGCGGTGCTGAAGGCGGTTGCCAAGGCCAGCGCGACCGCCACCTGGGCCTATCAGACCGGCGAGGCGGCAGGGCTGGACAAGGTGAAGACGGCCGGCGTGCAGGTGCATCAGGCGGATCCGGGCGTGATGCAGGCCAGCGCGGCATTCGTGGAAACCGATCTGGCCGCCATGGTGGACACCGCCAAGGCCAAGGGCGTGCCCCGCGCGGCCGAAATGATCGCCGATTTCAAGCCGTTGCTGGAAAAATGGGTGGATCTGACCAAGGGGATCGACAGCGCCGACAAGCTGGCCGATGTCTATTGGACGGAATTGTATTCCAAGGTCGACGTGACGAAACACGGCCTGTAA
- a CDS encoding SDR family oxidoreductase, with protein sequence MMDLRLDGQVFAVTGAAQGIGAAIARELAAAGAQVAAVDIDAGGMAPLAAEGMTLHAADLGSRAGAAGAMADVIARHGRIDGLVTSAGGVRGQVGRPIEDIGEDDWRVIFQANVDAAMWCAQGVAPAMKAAGHGRIVTITSGAGLRPSLTGIQAYASAKHALVGLTKQLALELGPFGITVNSVAPGFVRSNPSTEKQWHAMGADKQQAVLNRINMRRLGRAQDIADAVMFLASDRAGWISGQILSVDGGHA encoded by the coding sequence ATGATGGACCTGCGACTGGACGGACAGGTTTTCGCGGTCACTGGCGCCGCGCAGGGCATTGGGGCGGCGATTGCCCGTGAACTGGCGGCCGCCGGCGCGCAGGTGGCAGCGGTGGATATTGATGCCGGCGGCATGGCCCCGCTGGCGGCCGAAGGCATGACCCTGCATGCCGCCGATCTGGGCAGCCGCGCCGGGGCTGCCGGCGCCATGGCCGACGTGATTGCCCGGCATGGCCGGATCGACGGGCTGGTCACCTCGGCCGGCGGGGTGCGTGGGCAGGTCGGCCGGCCCATCGAGGACATCGGCGAAGACGACTGGCGCGTGATCTTTCAGGCCAATGTCGATGCGGCCATGTGGTGCGCCCAAGGGGTCGCCCCGGCGATGAAGGCGGCGGGGCACGGCCGGATCGTCACCATCACCTCGGGGGCGGGGCTGCGGCCCAGCCTGACGGGGATCCAGGCCTATGCCTCGGCCAAGCATGCGCTGGTCGGGCTGACGAAACAGCTGGCGCTGGAACTGGGGCCGTTCGGGATTACCGTCAATTCGGTGGCGCCGGGTTTCGTGCGCTCGAACCCGTCGACCGAAAAGCAATGGCACGCCATGGGGGCCGACAAGCAACAGGCGGTGCTGAACCGTATCAACATGCGCCGTCTGGGCCGCGCACAGGACATTGCCGATGCGGTGATGTTCCTGGCCTCGGACCGCGCCGGATGGATCAGCGGGCAGATCCTGTCCGTGGATGGAGGACACGCATGA
- a CDS encoding polysaccharide deacetylase — protein sequence MSFAPDTPPQDWDEPTWRGLVEFVRAGQSLKPAQWPGGARCAVALSFDSDHETNELRDGGNSIGRLSWGQYGNRRGIPRIRQVLDRFDVRASFFVPGVAAEIYPDEQRSLADDGHEIALHGWIHEVNTKVPPAQERELMLRAADTLERVSGVRPVGMRTPSWDYSPTTLAIAEELGLVYDSSLFADDDPYEIVHKGRPTGIVELPVEWIRDDAPYFMMNRFGAQRPYTPPADVLDIFLREFEGAYAEGGLFLLTMHPHITGYRSRIFILEQLLERIMDKGDCWVATHADIARHCATSAGLAVRG from the coding sequence ATGAGCTTTGCCCCCGATACCCCCCCGCAGGACTGGGACGAACCCACCTGGCGTGGGCTGGTGGAATTTGTCCGGGCCGGGCAGTCGCTGAAGCCGGCGCAATGGCCGGGCGGGGCGCGCTGTGCCGTCGCGCTCAGCTTCGACAGCGATCACGAGACCAACGAGCTGCGCGACGGCGGCAATTCCATCGGGCGGCTGTCCTGGGGGCAATACGGCAACCGCCGTGGCATTCCCCGCATCCGGCAGGTGCTGGACCGTTTCGACGTGCGGGCGAGCTTCTTCGTGCCCGGCGTGGCCGCCGAGATCTACCCCGACGAGCAACGCTCGCTGGCAGATGATGGCCACGAGATCGCCCTGCACGGCTGGATCCACGAGGTGAACACCAAGGTTCCCCCCGCGCAGGAACGCGAGCTGATGCTGCGCGCCGCCGATACGCTGGAGCGGGTCTCGGGGGTCCGTCCCGTGGGAATGCGCACGCCGTCCTGGGACTACAGCCCCACGACCCTTGCCATCGCCGAGGAACTGGGGCTGGTCTACGACAGCTCGCTGTTCGCCGACGACGACCCCTACGAGATCGTCCACAAGGGCCGTCCCACCGGCATCGTGGAACTGCCGGTGGAGTGGATCCGCGACGACGCGCCTTACTTCATGATGAACCGTTTCGGCGCCCAGCGGCCCTATACGCCGCCTGCCGATGTGCTGGACATCTTCCTGCGCGAATTCGAAGGCGCCTATGCCGAAGGCGGGCTGTTCCTGCTGACCATGCACCCGCATATCACCGGCTACCGATCGCGCATCTTCATTCTGGAACAGCTGCTGGAGCGGATCATGGACAAGGGCGATTGCTGGGTGGCGACCCATGCCGACATTGCCCGGCATTGCGCGACCTCGGCCGGGCTGGCGGTGCGCGGATGA
- a CDS encoding serine hydrolase domain-containing protein yields MQHITAPAASGLETLAISGHCDERFAPVAKAFARNFRDRGELGASVALVVDGRLAVDLWGGLTAPDGTPWHRDTVHVVFSCTKAATALCIHLLAARGALDLDAPLTAIWPELRAAQAGGTVRMMLDHTIGLPALRDPVKPDCMTDTPYMVARLEAEPPFWTPGTRQGYHALTYGFLLAEVVRRVTGQSLGAFFADNIAAPLGLDFHIGLPAAIEPRVAPVVPHRPPKGAPDTPFMAAAKTPGTVTNLFVFNSGDWPTRGVNTPEGRAAEIGAAGGVGNARSLAQMFAALAEGGERLGLTPDQIAGFATCSAATHCDETLRAPTRFGPGFMLAMDNRHPNRGGDGLIIGAQAFGHVGMGGSLGFADPAAGLALGYTMNRLGAGLLLNDRGQSLVDAAYRCLGYRTTASGFWAR; encoded by the coding sequence GTGCAGCACATCACGGCACCCGCAGCCAGCGGGTTGGAAACACTTGCGATATCAGGGCATTGCGACGAACGCTTTGCCCCGGTGGCCAAGGCGTTTGCCCGGAACTTCCGCGACCGCGGGGAACTGGGCGCCTCGGTGGCGCTGGTGGTGGATGGCCGGCTGGCGGTGGACCTGTGGGGTGGGCTGACCGCCCCCGATGGCACGCCATGGCACCGTGATACCGTGCATGTGGTGTTTTCCTGCACCAAGGCGGCAACGGCGCTGTGCATCCACCTGCTGGCGGCACGCGGCGCGCTGGATCTGGATGCGCCGCTGACCGCGATCTGGCCCGAACTGCGCGCCGCACAAGCCGGCGGAACGGTGCGGATGATGCTGGACCACACCATCGGCCTGCCTGCGCTGCGGGATCCGGTGAAACCCGACTGCATGACCGACACCCCCTATATGGTCGCCCGGCTGGAGGCGGAACCGCCGTTCTGGACCCCCGGCACGCGGCAGGGCTATCACGCGCTGACCTATGGCTTTCTGCTGGCCGAGGTGGTGCGCAGGGTGACCGGGCAAAGCCTTGGCGCGTTCTTTGCCGACAATATCGCCGCGCCGCTGGGGCTGGATTTCCACATCGGATTGCCGGCCGCCATCGAACCCCGCGTGGCGCCGGTGGTCCCGCACCGCCCGCCCAAAGGGGCGCCGGATACCCCCTTCATGGCGGCCGCGAAAACGCCGGGCACGGTGACGAACCTGTTCGTCTTCAACTCTGGCGATTGGCCCACACGCGGGGTGAACACGCCCGAGGGGCGCGCGGCCGAGATCGGCGCGGCAGGCGGCGTGGGCAATGCCCGGTCACTGGCGCAGATGTTCGCGGCCCTGGCCGAGGGGGGCGAAAGGCTGGGCCTGACCCCCGACCAGATCGCCGGCTTTGCCACCTGCTCCGCCGCCACCCATTGCGACGAAACGCTGCGCGCGCCCACCCGGTTCGGCCCCGGCTTCATGCTGGCCATGGACAACCGCCACCCGAACCGGGGCGGCGACGGGCTGATCATCGGGGCGCAGGCCTTCGGCCATGTCGGGATGGGCGGGTCGCTGGGGTTTGCCGACCCGGCCGCCGGGCTGGCCCTTGGCTACACGATGAACCGGCTGGGCGCCGGGCTGCTGCTGAACGACCGCGGGCAATCGCTGGTCGATGCGGCCTACCGCTGCCTTGGCTACCGCACCACCGCGTCCGGGTTCTGGGCGCGATAA